The proteins below are encoded in one region of Elgaria multicarinata webbii isolate HBS135686 ecotype San Diego chromosome 8, rElgMul1.1.pri, whole genome shotgun sequence:
- the POLR2H gene encoding DNA-directed RNA polymerases I, II, and III subunit RPABC3: MAGILFEDIFDVKDIDPEGKKFDRVSRLHCESESFKMDLILDVNVQIYPVDLGDKFRLVIASTLYEDGTLDDGEYNPTDDRPSRADQFEYVMYGKVYRIEGDETSTEAATRLSAYVSYGGLLMRLQGDANNLHGFEVDSRVYLLMKKLAF; the protein is encoded by the exons ATGGCCGGCATTCTCTTCGAGGATATTTTCGACGTGAAAGACATCGACCCCGAGGGCAAGAAATTCGACCGGG TTTCCCGGCTGCATTGTGAGAGCGAGTCCTTCAAAATGGACTTGATCCTCGATGTGAACGTACAGATCTACCCTGTTGATCTTG GTGACAAATTCCGCCTAGTGATTGCCAGCACCTTGTACGAAGACGGGACCTTGGATGATGGGGAATATAACCCGACGGACGATAGACCATCCAG GGCTGACCAGTTTGAGTATGTGATGTATGGCAAGGTGTACAGGATTGAAGGGGATGAGACGTCCACAGAGGCCGCCACGCGCCT CTCCGCCTACGTGTCCTACGGCGGCCTGCTCATGAGACTCCAGGGAGACGCCAACAACCTGCACGGCTTTGAAGTGGATTCCAGAGTCTACCTGCTCATGAAGAAACTGGCCTTCTGA